In a genomic window of Shouchella clausii:
- a CDS encoding phage holin family protein, with translation MSLDVARLYLFGNVKFLDLLILLMVLDIVTGIAKAIKNKSVRSRVSLYGFAQKIGIFVVIVVANMIDIVLDLKGMVASATVLFYIANECLSVVENLAASGVKIPPVIREKLLGFAKSDEDRDSGEDKPNKKNEKDL, from the coding sequence TTGTCCTTAGATGTCGCTCGCCTTTACCTTTTCGGCAATGTCAAATTTCTAGACTTGCTCATATTGTTGATGGTTCTCGACATTGTCACCGGTATTGCAAAAGCAATCAAAAACAAAAGCGTCCGCAGCCGGGTTTCTTTGTATGGCTTTGCTCAGAAAATTGGGATTTTCGTTGTCATTGTTGTTGCCAATATGATTGATATCGTATTAGATTTGAAAGGCATGGTTGCGTCGGCAACTGTGCTTTTTTATATCGCGAATGAGTGCTTGAGCGTTGTAGAAAATTTAGCGGCCAGTGGAGTGAAAATCCCGCCTGTAATTCGGGAAAAATTGTTAGGTTTTGCGAAAAGCGATGAAGATAGGGACTCAGGTGAAGACAAGCCAAATAAGAAAAACGAAAAGGATCTATAG